The following proteins are encoded in a genomic region of Scylla paramamosain isolate STU-SP2022 chromosome 40, ASM3559412v1, whole genome shotgun sequence:
- the LOC135092503 gene encoding HSPB1-associated protein 1 homolog, which produces MEEGAGECQASGSRDGDEPSAKRQCRDGQMRLAPPQELRQGILQHLSEPVVFREYLGGGGERGDSVGDGGDGGEGWGCLRWSIDKWREIFGDRELNFRIGPRVGTGQALSAPQWESECQKATMTFWQFLEWVKGATSCTTTSGTKVRSATHWAYFDYYYLRDLVGECQLDGAMDWGALGFPERGVGAGTLWIGSAGANTPCHIDTYGSNLVVQVFGRKRWVLFPECQSGLLSATRVPYEESSIYSSAGFPRPSLQCHPKLASATPYIVTLHPGDTLFVPRHWWHSVENLDLAVSVNTWLEVPGDSAERVKEALVMYFVASLCQGVTSVDLLKSVFNPNMLDLATMTSPDLLDLLREKVLALAPLITPPITPPTPKVTPMQTTDTPTVTHTITPITPTDTSSVTPPHTPAIPHCLTQAHLPDTPNSSKCKWHCRDWLAKHNIEKVPSVTFSQYQIEILALEEVRSGQGEVRSDQGVPGGATSQLESDLKLLIDAFVDRRVVDVLKKVLDEKLAERRGMNGCGGEEGVEKRVEEREEREQNRTGQWNKKE; this is translated from the coding sequence atggaggaaggtgcGGGGGAGTGTCAGGCATCGGGCAGCAGAGACGGTGACGAGCCCAGTGCCAAGAGACAGTGCCGCGATGGACAGATGCGTCTGGCACCACCGCAAGAGCTGAGGCAAGGCATCCTGCAGCATCTCAGTGAACCTGTGGTGTTTAGGGAGTacctggggggtgggggggagaggggggatagtgtgggtgatggaggtgatggaggggaagggtgggggTGCCTTAGGTGGAGTATAGACAAGTGGAGAGAGATTTTTGGCGACCGAGAGCTAAATTTCCGTATTGGCCCGCGCGTCGGCACTGGCCAGGCACTGTCAGCACCGCAGTGGGAGAGTGAGTGCCAGAAAGCCACCATGACATTCTGGCAGTTCCTGGAGTGGGTGAAGGGTGCCACGTCCTGCACCACGACCAGCGGCACCAAGGTGAGGAGTGCCACACACTGGGCGTACTTCGACTACTACTACCTCAGGGACCTGGTGGGGGAGTGCCAGCTGGACGGTGCCATGGACTGGGGTGCCCTGGGGTTCCCGGAGCGTGGTGTGGGTGCCGGCACTCTCTGGATCGGCTCAGCGGGTGCCAACACACCTTGCCACATTGACACTTATGGCAGCAATCTTGTAGTGCAAGTGTTTGGTAGAAAACGGTGGGTGCTGTTTCCTGAGTGCCAATCTGGGCTGCTCAGTGCCACAcgcgtcccatatgaggaatcGAGCATCTACAGCAGTGCCGGGTTTCCACGTCCAAGCCTGCAGTGCCACCCTAAGCTTGCCAGTGCCACACCCTACATTGTCACCCTGCACCCTGGCGACACTCTTTTTGTCCCTAGGCACTGGTGGCACTCAGTAGAAAACCTCGATCTGGCTGTGAGTGTCAATACCTGGTTGGAGGTGCCGGGGGACAGTGCCGAGAGGGTCAAGGAGGCACTGGTCATGTACTTTGTGGCCAGTTTGTGTCAAGGTGTGACCTCAGTTGACCTCCTGAAGTCGGTGTTTAATCCTAACATGCTTGACCTGGCCACcatgacctcacctgacctcttGGACTTACTGAGGGAGAAGGTACTAGCTCTGGCACCCCTCATCACCCCACCCATCACCCCACCCACCCCAAAAGTCACCCCAATGCAGACCACTGACACCCCTACAGTCACCCAtaccatcacccccatcaccccaacAGACACCTCTTCAGTCACCCCTCCCCACACCCCAGCCATACCCCATTGCCTCACCCAAGCACACCTGCCTGATACCCCAAACAGTTCCAAATGTAAGTGGCACTGCAGAGACTGGCTAGCAAAACACAACATTGAAAAAGTGCCATCTGTGACCTTTTCTCAGTACCAGATTGAGATTCTGGCACTGGAGGAGGTCAGGTCGGGTCAAGGGGAAGTCAGGTCAGATCAAGGGGTGCCGGGGGGTGCCACATCTCAGCTGGAAAGTGACTTAAAGCTTTTGATTGATGCATTTGTTGATAGAAGGGTAGTGGATGTGTTGAAGAAGGTACTGGATGAAAAGTTggcagaaaggagaggaatgaatgggtgtggaggagaggagggggtggagaagagagtggaggagagggaggagagggaacagaacagaacaggacAGTGGAACAAGAAAGAATGA
- the LOC135092509 gene encoding uncharacterized protein LOC135092509 → MKTGTPRDRSAAMARLLLLPLVLLLSLSLGGFPTPTLAQEDCDGADVVVEEGELRIINKKVQSHNVNLNLYMKTESSFEGLSVTMAGTDGTEYNAWFAAEDRCFAQSGIWYELLVFLKIKNDTSTIEFGFESGLCKKKCKIETTLPTLQKYTVLAHGTSRWTFSHPPVSCPIHSLNIIDIPTVIPTCMDPPLPTPAANSALAPALTSAPTSAPESAPMSVMTIISVAIMWFAWWW, encoded by the coding sequence ATGAAGACCGGCACACCCAGGGACAGGTCAGCAGCCATGGCAagactcctgctgctgccattggtactgttgttgtcatTGAGCCTTGGAGGCTTCCCCACCCCTACTCTGGCCCAGGAGGACTGTGATGGTGCTGATGTAGTCGTGGAAGAAGGAGAATTAcgcatcattaacaaaaaagtacaAAGTCACAATGTCAACCTCAACCTGTATATGAAGACAGAGAGCAGTTTTGAGGGCCTCTCTGTTACTATGGCAGGAACAGATGGCACTGAATATAATGCCTGGTTTGCTGCAGAGGACAGATGTTTCGCCCAGAGTGGCATCTGGTATGAGCTGCTTGTAtttttaaaaataaagaatgatacCTCAACTATTGAGTTCGGGTTTGAAAGTGGATTATGCAAGAAGAAGTGCAAGATAGAGACAACCCTACCAACCCTGCAGAAATATACTGTATTGGCTCACGGCACCTCCCGCTGGACCTTCAGCCATCCACCCGTAAGCTGTCCCATTCACAGTCTGAACATCATAGACATTCCCACAGTAATACCCACCTGCATGGACCCTCCTCTTCCGACGCCTGCTGCAAACTCTGCTCTGGCACCTGCTCTGACGTCTGCTCCGACGTCTGCTCCAGAGTCTGCACCGATGTcagtgatgacaataataagtGTAGCAATAATGTGGTTTgcttggtggtggtag